One segment of Prionailurus bengalensis isolate Pbe53 chromosome D4, Fcat_Pben_1.1_paternal_pri, whole genome shotgun sequence DNA contains the following:
- the CARD9 gene encoding caspase recruitment domain-containing protein 9 isoform X2 — MSDYENEDECWSALESFRVKLISVIDPSRITPYLRQCKVLNPDDEEQVLSDPNLVIRKRKVGVLLDILQRTGHKGYVAFLESLELYYPQLYKKVTGKEPTRVFSMIIDASGESGLTQLLMSEVLKLQRKAQDLTQLLSSKDDLIKELRVKDSLLRKHQERVQRLKEELEAGSRELKRCKDENYELAMRLARQSEEKGAALMRTRDLQLEIERLKHSLMRAEDDCRVERRHTLKLRHAMEQRPSQELLWELQQEKALLHARVQELEAAAQEGTPDKSSPYIQVLEADWRQALREHQEKANTILSLRKDLRQGEALRARCVEEKEVFELQCLALRKDCEMYKDRIAAILQQMQEVASERDQAIATREELHTQHSRSLQEKDALRKQVRELAEKADELQLQLFRCEGQRLALEGRLKRQQLETLVLSSDLEDSSPRNSQDLSLPPDLEATRLSDKGGPANRDSPQQPPEALQEEPLPLIPNNAGLSGGEPPEKERRRLKESFENYRRKRALRKLQHGSRQGEADWENTTGSDNTDTEGS; from the exons ATGTCGGACTACGAGAACGAGGACGAGTGTTGGAGCGCCCTGGAGAGCTTCCGCGTGAAGCTCATCTCCGTCATCGACCCCTCACGCATCACGCCCTACCTGCGGCAGTGCAAGGTGCTGAACCCTGATGACGaggagcaggtgctcagtgacCCCAACCTGGTCATCCGCAAGCGGAAAGTGG GCGTGCTCCTGGACATCCTGCAGCGGACCGGCCACAAGGGCTACGTGGCCTTCCTCGAGAGCCTGGAGCTCTACTACCCGCAGCTGTACAAGAAGGTCACCGGCAAGGAGCCCACCCGCGTCTTCTCCATGATTATCG ACGCGTCCGGGGAGTCGGGCCTGACGCAGCTGCTGATGAGCGAGGTGCTGAAGCTGCAGAGGAAGGCTCAGGACCTGACGCAGCTGCTGAGCTCCAAGGACGACCTCATCAAGGAGCTGCGGGTGAAGGACAGCCTGCTGCGCAAGCACCAGGAGCGCGTGCAGCGGCTCAAGGAGGAGCTGGAGGCGGGCAGCCGCGAGCTCAAGCGCTGCAAGGACGAGAACTACGAGCTGGCCATGCGCCTGGCCCGCCAGAGCGAGGAGAAGGGCGCCGCGCTCATGCGGACCCGCGACCTGCAGCTGGAG ATCGAGCGGCTCAAGCACAGCCTCATGAGGGCGGAGGACGATTGCAGGGTGGAGCGCAGACACACGCTGAAGCTCCGCCACGCCATGGAGCAGCGGCCCAGCCAGGAGCTGCTGTGGGAGCTGCAGCAGGAGAAGGCCTTGCTGCACGCGCGCGTGCAGGAGCTGGAGGCCGCCGCGCAG GAAGGAACGCCGGACAAGAGCAGCCCGTACATCCAGGTGCTGGAGGCGGACTGGAGGCAGGCGCTGCGGGAGCACCAGGAGAAAGCCAACACCATCCTGTCCCTGCGCAAGGATCTGCGACAGGGCGAGGCTCTGCGCGCCCGG TGcgtggaggagaaggaggtgtTCGAGCTGCAGTGTCTGGCCCTACGGAAGGACTGCGAGATGTACAAGGACCGCATCGCGGCCATCCTGCAGCAGATGCAAGAGGTCGCCTCCGAGAGGGACCAG GCCATCGCCACGCGGGAGGAGCTGCACACACAGCACTCTCGGAGCCTGCAGGAGAAGGACGCGCTGCGGAAGCAGGTCCGCGAGCTGGCCGAGAAGGCCGACGAGTTGCAGCTACAGCTGTTCCGGTGCGAGGGCCAGCGGCTGGCCCTGGAGGGCAGGCTCAAGCGGCAGCAGCTGGAGACGCTCGTCCTG AGCTCTGACCTGGAGGACAGCTCACCCAGGAACTCCCAGGAC CTCTCGCTACCCCCGGACCTGGAGGCCACCCGGCTGTCAGACAAAG GTGGCCCCGCCAACAGGGACAGCCCACAGCAGCCCCCTGAGGCTCTGCAGGAGGAACCGCTTCCACTGATCCCCAAC AACGCCGGCCTGAGCGGCGGCGAGCCCCCGGAGAAGGAGCGGCGGCGCCTCAAGGAGAGCTTCGAGAACTACCGCAG GAAGCGCGCCCTCAGAAAGCTGCAGCACGGCTCGAGGCAGGGGGAGGCGGACTGGGAGAACACCACGGGCAGCGACAACACCGACACGGAGGGCTCCTAG
- the CARD9 gene encoding caspase recruitment domain-containing protein 9 isoform X1 gives MSDYENEDECWSALESFRVKLISVIDPSRITPYLRQCKVLNPDDEEQVLSDPNLVIRKRKVGVLLDILQRTGHKGYVAFLESLELYYPQLYKKVTGKEPTRVFSMIIDASGESGLTQLLMSEVLKLQRKAQDLTQLLSSKDDLIKELRVKDSLLRKHQERVQRLKEELEAGSRELKRCKDENYELAMRLARQSEEKGAALMRTRDLQLEIERLKHSLMRAEDDCRVERRHTLKLRHAMEQRPSQELLWELQQEKALLHARVQELEAAAQEGTPDKSSPYIQVLEADWRQALREHQEKANTILSLRKDLRQGEALRARCVEEKEVFELQCLALRKDCEMYKDRIAAILQQMQEVASERDQAIATREELHTQHSRSLQEKDALRKQVRELAEKADELQLQLFRCEGQRLALEGRLKRQQLETLVLSSDLEDSSPRNSQDVSVNLRLSLPPDLEATRLSDKGGPANRDSPQQPPEALQEEPLPLIPNNAGLSGGEPPEKERRRLKESFENYRRKRALRKLQHGSRQGEADWENTTGSDNTDTEGS, from the exons ATGTCGGACTACGAGAACGAGGACGAGTGTTGGAGCGCCCTGGAGAGCTTCCGCGTGAAGCTCATCTCCGTCATCGACCCCTCACGCATCACGCCCTACCTGCGGCAGTGCAAGGTGCTGAACCCTGATGACGaggagcaggtgctcagtgacCCCAACCTGGTCATCCGCAAGCGGAAAGTGG GCGTGCTCCTGGACATCCTGCAGCGGACCGGCCACAAGGGCTACGTGGCCTTCCTCGAGAGCCTGGAGCTCTACTACCCGCAGCTGTACAAGAAGGTCACCGGCAAGGAGCCCACCCGCGTCTTCTCCATGATTATCG ACGCGTCCGGGGAGTCGGGCCTGACGCAGCTGCTGATGAGCGAGGTGCTGAAGCTGCAGAGGAAGGCTCAGGACCTGACGCAGCTGCTGAGCTCCAAGGACGACCTCATCAAGGAGCTGCGGGTGAAGGACAGCCTGCTGCGCAAGCACCAGGAGCGCGTGCAGCGGCTCAAGGAGGAGCTGGAGGCGGGCAGCCGCGAGCTCAAGCGCTGCAAGGACGAGAACTACGAGCTGGCCATGCGCCTGGCCCGCCAGAGCGAGGAGAAGGGCGCCGCGCTCATGCGGACCCGCGACCTGCAGCTGGAG ATCGAGCGGCTCAAGCACAGCCTCATGAGGGCGGAGGACGATTGCAGGGTGGAGCGCAGACACACGCTGAAGCTCCGCCACGCCATGGAGCAGCGGCCCAGCCAGGAGCTGCTGTGGGAGCTGCAGCAGGAGAAGGCCTTGCTGCACGCGCGCGTGCAGGAGCTGGAGGCCGCCGCGCAG GAAGGAACGCCGGACAAGAGCAGCCCGTACATCCAGGTGCTGGAGGCGGACTGGAGGCAGGCGCTGCGGGAGCACCAGGAGAAAGCCAACACCATCCTGTCCCTGCGCAAGGATCTGCGACAGGGCGAGGCTCTGCGCGCCCGG TGcgtggaggagaaggaggtgtTCGAGCTGCAGTGTCTGGCCCTACGGAAGGACTGCGAGATGTACAAGGACCGCATCGCGGCCATCCTGCAGCAGATGCAAGAGGTCGCCTCCGAGAGGGACCAG GCCATCGCCACGCGGGAGGAGCTGCACACACAGCACTCTCGGAGCCTGCAGGAGAAGGACGCGCTGCGGAAGCAGGTCCGCGAGCTGGCCGAGAAGGCCGACGAGTTGCAGCTACAGCTGTTCCGGTGCGAGGGCCAGCGGCTGGCCCTGGAGGGCAGGCTCAAGCGGCAGCAGCTGGAGACGCTCGTCCTG AGCTCTGACCTGGAGGACAGCTCACCCAGGAACTCCCAGGACGTGAGTGTGAACCTCAGG CTCTCGCTACCCCCGGACCTGGAGGCCACCCGGCTGTCAGACAAAG GTGGCCCCGCCAACAGGGACAGCCCACAGCAGCCCCCTGAGGCTCTGCAGGAGGAACCGCTTCCACTGATCCCCAAC AACGCCGGCCTGAGCGGCGGCGAGCCCCCGGAGAAGGAGCGGCGGCGCCTCAAGGAGAGCTTCGAGAACTACCGCAG GAAGCGCGCCCTCAGAAAGCTGCAGCACGGCTCGAGGCAGGGGGAGGCGGACTGGGAGAACACCACGGGCAGCGACAACACCGACACGGAGGGCTCCTAG
- the CARD9 gene encoding caspase recruitment domain-containing protein 9 isoform X3 has product MSDYENEDECWSALESFRVKLISVIDPSRITPYLRQCKVLNPDDEEQVLSDPNLVIRKRKVGVLLDILQRTGHKGYVAFLESLELYYPQLYKKVTGKEPTRVFSMIIDASGESGLTQLLMSEVLKLQRKAQDLTQLLSSKDDLIKELRVKDSLLRKHQERVQRLKEELEAGSRELKRCKDENYELAMRLARQSEEKGAALMRTRDLQLEIERLKHSLMRAEDDCRVERRHTLKLRHAMEQRPSQELLWELQQEKALLHARVQELEAAAQEGTPDKSSPYIQVLEADWRQALREHQEKANTILSLRKDLRQGEALRARCVEEKEVFELQCLALRKDCEMYKDRIAAILQQMQEVASERDQAIATREELHTQHSRSLQEKDALRKQVRELAEKADELQLQLFRCEGQRLALEGRLKRQQLETLVLLSLPPDLEATRLSDKGGPANRDSPQQPPEALQEEPLPLIPNNAGLSGGEPPEKERRRLKESFENYRRKRALRKLQHGSRQGEADWENTTGSDNTDTEGS; this is encoded by the exons ATGTCGGACTACGAGAACGAGGACGAGTGTTGGAGCGCCCTGGAGAGCTTCCGCGTGAAGCTCATCTCCGTCATCGACCCCTCACGCATCACGCCCTACCTGCGGCAGTGCAAGGTGCTGAACCCTGATGACGaggagcaggtgctcagtgacCCCAACCTGGTCATCCGCAAGCGGAAAGTGG GCGTGCTCCTGGACATCCTGCAGCGGACCGGCCACAAGGGCTACGTGGCCTTCCTCGAGAGCCTGGAGCTCTACTACCCGCAGCTGTACAAGAAGGTCACCGGCAAGGAGCCCACCCGCGTCTTCTCCATGATTATCG ACGCGTCCGGGGAGTCGGGCCTGACGCAGCTGCTGATGAGCGAGGTGCTGAAGCTGCAGAGGAAGGCTCAGGACCTGACGCAGCTGCTGAGCTCCAAGGACGACCTCATCAAGGAGCTGCGGGTGAAGGACAGCCTGCTGCGCAAGCACCAGGAGCGCGTGCAGCGGCTCAAGGAGGAGCTGGAGGCGGGCAGCCGCGAGCTCAAGCGCTGCAAGGACGAGAACTACGAGCTGGCCATGCGCCTGGCCCGCCAGAGCGAGGAGAAGGGCGCCGCGCTCATGCGGACCCGCGACCTGCAGCTGGAG ATCGAGCGGCTCAAGCACAGCCTCATGAGGGCGGAGGACGATTGCAGGGTGGAGCGCAGACACACGCTGAAGCTCCGCCACGCCATGGAGCAGCGGCCCAGCCAGGAGCTGCTGTGGGAGCTGCAGCAGGAGAAGGCCTTGCTGCACGCGCGCGTGCAGGAGCTGGAGGCCGCCGCGCAG GAAGGAACGCCGGACAAGAGCAGCCCGTACATCCAGGTGCTGGAGGCGGACTGGAGGCAGGCGCTGCGGGAGCACCAGGAGAAAGCCAACACCATCCTGTCCCTGCGCAAGGATCTGCGACAGGGCGAGGCTCTGCGCGCCCGG TGcgtggaggagaaggaggtgtTCGAGCTGCAGTGTCTGGCCCTACGGAAGGACTGCGAGATGTACAAGGACCGCATCGCGGCCATCCTGCAGCAGATGCAAGAGGTCGCCTCCGAGAGGGACCAG GCCATCGCCACGCGGGAGGAGCTGCACACACAGCACTCTCGGAGCCTGCAGGAGAAGGACGCGCTGCGGAAGCAGGTCCGCGAGCTGGCCGAGAAGGCCGACGAGTTGCAGCTACAGCTGTTCCGGTGCGAGGGCCAGCGGCTGGCCCTGGAGGGCAGGCTCAAGCGGCAGCAGCTGGAGACGCTCGTCCTG CTCTCGCTACCCCCGGACCTGGAGGCCACCCGGCTGTCAGACAAAG GTGGCCCCGCCAACAGGGACAGCCCACAGCAGCCCCCTGAGGCTCTGCAGGAGGAACCGCTTCCACTGATCCCCAAC AACGCCGGCCTGAGCGGCGGCGAGCCCCCGGAGAAGGAGCGGCGGCGCCTCAAGGAGAGCTTCGAGAACTACCGCAG GAAGCGCGCCCTCAGAAAGCTGCAGCACGGCTCGAGGCAGGGGGAGGCGGACTGGGAGAACACCACGGGCAGCGACAACACCGACACGGAGGGCTCCTAG